A genome region from bacterium includes the following:
- a CDS encoding protein-glutamate O-methyltransferase CheR: MVFRNSRDNCSKAAAGRARDPLGRMLAQALDHLKRSRNLDLGGYRRATLRQRLGDRMEQAGISDPSEYLARLYSDPAECDRLIGVLAVNVTSFFRDPVVFEVLAQSILPDIVSKAARRKCREVRVWCAGCATGEEAYSVSMLLHGALKNEERPVRPLVFGTDINEKSLQAAGRGSYRREKMENVKLGVLDRYFIQSGEEQEVHPEIKNMVAFSGDDLTAGERFAPAQSVFGGFDLVLCRNVLIYFSKELQEAVLGKLHRSLDAGGILVLGSAEFLGGAAAGGFRTVDVRNRIFRKTGESLSPAVASPSGEKTEILPFAVKRRDK; the protein is encoded by the coding sequence TTGGTTTTCAGAAACAGCCGGGATAACTGTTCCAAGGCCGCCGCCGGGCGGGCGAGAGACCCGCTTGGCCGCATGCTGGCCCAGGCGCTCGACCATCTGAAACGCTCGCGGAACCTGGACCTCGGGGGCTACCGCCGCGCCACCCTGCGCCAGCGGCTTGGAGACCGGATGGAACAGGCCGGTATTTCGGATCCCTCCGAATACCTCGCCCGCCTTTACAGCGATCCCGCGGAGTGCGACCGGTTGATCGGCGTGCTCGCAGTCAACGTCACCTCCTTTTTCCGCGATCCCGTCGTCTTCGAGGTCCTGGCCCAGAGCATCTTGCCGGACATCGTCTCGAAAGCCGCGAGAAGAAAGTGCCGGGAGGTCCGCGTCTGGTGCGCGGGTTGCGCCACGGGGGAAGAGGCCTATTCGGTGTCCATGCTGCTTCACGGCGCCCTTAAAAATGAGGAGCGCCCGGTGCGCCCCCTCGTTTTCGGCACCGACATCAACGAAAAATCCCTTCAGGCGGCCGGGCGCGGCTCATACCGGCGGGAAAAAATGGAGAATGTAAAGCTGGGAGTCCTCGACCGCTATTTCATCCAGAGCGGGGAGGAGCAAGAAGTTCACCCGGAAATAAAAAATATGGTAGCATTCTCAGGCGACGATTTGACTGCCGGGGAGCGGTTCGCACCCGCCCAGAGCGTGTTCGGAGGGTTCGACCTGGTGCTCTGCAGAAACGTCCTCATCTATTTTTCCAAAGAATTGCAGGAGGCCGTTCTGGGCAAGCTCCACCGTTCGCTGGACGCGGGAGGCATTCTTGTGCTCGGCTCCGCCGAATTCCTCGGCGGAGCCGCCGCCGGGGGGTTTCGGACCGTCGACGTCAGGAACCGCATTTTCAGGAAGACCGGCGAGTCTCTCTCACCGGCGGTCGCTTCGCCCTCCGGCGAGAAGACCGAAATACTTCCGTTCGCCGTGAAACGAAGGGATAAATGA